The Anas platyrhynchos isolate ZD024472 breed Pekin duck chromosome 1, IASCAAS_PekinDuck_T2T, whole genome shotgun sequence genomic sequence TGCGAGATCTGGATCAGAGGACGGAAGGTGAGCATCGGAGATGGTTTCTGTGATGAGACAGAAAGCGTGCGGCCTGTCCAGCTCTTCTGTGCTCTGCCTTTATCACAGGGTTCtcagggcagggaaggaaacCTGCAGCTGCTCTCATCCTTTCCCAACCTTATCCCAACCTATTCTTTCCTATCCTTATACTTTGTGGTCTTTCCTAACAGAACCATTCCATAAAATcatcaaggttggaaaagccctccaagatctggtccaaccaccccacTACCCccaatgtcaccactaaaccacgtccctaagcaccacgtccaacttttccttaaacacccccagggacggtgactccaccacccccctgggcaacccgtcccaccAGTGTAtgtttgtgtatttgtgtgCTAATGCTAAGCTTGTTTCAGACCTCAAGTCGGAGATCGATAAGTTGGCCACGGAGTACATCAGCAACGCACGGACTTTGTCGTCAGAGGAAAAACTGGGGCTCCTCAAGCAAATCCAGGAGGCCTATGGGAAGTGCAAGGAGTTTGGGGATGACAAGGTTCAGCTGGCAATGCAGACCTACGAGATGGTATGAAGGGAAGTGTCTAGTGGTTATTGTATGACAGGCTGTACTGACACCCCCAGTCCTGGAAGGCCCTGATCTCTTTTTCGGGCCCTGCACGCTCTTGCTTCTCTGCTCCTTGCTCCCTTGGGCTCTTTTCCGTGGTAATTCCTGCTCAATGTCATCTCTGCAGGTCGATAAGCACATCCGGCGGCTGGACACAGACCTTGCTCGCTTTGAAGCAGACCTGAAGGAGAAGCAGATAGAGTCGAGCGACTATGACAGCTCTTCCAGCAAGGGCAAGAAGAGTGAGTACCACCACTGGGCTGCAGATTGAGACAGGAGGCAGCCGAGTGCCTGTGGAAGTGGTGGGGATGAAGGCAGGCACTGGAGTGGTACAGATCAAAGACTGTTACGCTGGAATCTGAAGGACAGGTAAAAAGATGGTGTCCTGGGCTCTTTTCTGTGAGCGTGTGCAAGGCCGCTAGATAAAACTAAGATGGGGTGCGTGGCCCAAAGCCAACACACGCTCCGCAGCAGGAGCGCGTCGTAGTGCTGAAGAGGGTGTTCCTGTCAGGGGTCTGTTCTGACGGGGTGGCAGATGCAACAACTTCTTCTCTTGTTACCAGAGGGCCGAGcccagaaagagaagaaagctgcCCGTGCTCGCTCTAAAGGGAAGAATTCTGATGAGGAGGCACCAAAGACTGCCCAAAAGAAGCTGAAGCTTGTCCGCACGTAAGCATTTAAGAAATTTGGGGAAGTGAGGAGCAGCAGTACAAATCAGACCAAGGGTGACCTAGCCAGACTTCCCTCTGAAGGATCCGGTCCTCCCCCAGACCAGGCTGTGTGTCcctgtttgggaaaaaaacaagaaagagaccttttatttgtttcaggGGAGTGTGGCATGAAGGGGAACGCAGGTCACATCGGTGGAGGTGGGTGGGTGTGCTTAAAAAAGAGGTGTGGCTGTCTGGCAAATAAGGGCATCGTCATGGGGGACACGAAGGCAACCGATGCTGGTTCATTTGCTCACCTAGGTTATTCCTTTCTCCTGCAGTAGCACGGAATACGGGATGCCTTCAGTCACTTTTGGGAACGTGCACCCTTCGGATGTGTTGGATATGCCTGTGGACCCCAACGAGCCTACGTACTGCCTCTGCCACCAGGTCTCCTACGGGGAGATGATTGGCTGCGACAACCCAGACGTAAGAGCCCGTGCATGATGGAGGTGGGGGAGGAGAGTCTCCTACAGGATGTCGTGTCCTGCCTGGGGGGCTGATGGTAGCAAGCAGTGACAGGAGGAGGTCTTACCTCAGGTAGTTTGGCAGAGCAGCGATGTGGCCTGTTACGTGTAACTTCCTCCAGGTTTGCTCCTGAAATGACAGGCTGCTTTTTTGGCCCCACCCTCAGCAAGCATGGAGGGGAATTCTGCTCACTAACATTGTATGGGGTGGGTGTGAGTCCCCATTTCCTGACTGATCCCGTTAACATCGCTGCTAGTAGGAGTTTGATCAGATGTTGGGAAACTTCAGTAGTCCAGAAACAAAGATTTCGAAAGAAAACTGCTCTTTAACTGCCTGCTCTCCACCCCAACAGTGTTCCATTGAATGGTTTCATTTTGCCTGTGTGGGTCTGACAACAAAACCAAGAGGAAAATGGTGAGTGAGGGCTAAAAGCAAACATCCTAGAGGGCCCGTTGGTCTCTGGAAAGGGGAGGCCTGGGGTGGCAAGAGGGAGGATATTGTATGTACACGCTTAGATGTCCtctgcagaaggaaaatttGAATTAAGGCTTTGGTTGGAACCTTGGAAAAGAGCTTTTGAGACTGTAtctttgtatgtatttatacatgTGTATCAGGCCATAAATGCTGGCTTTTTACTTCCCTTCCTGCCAGGTTCTGCCCTCGCTGTTcccaggagaggaagaagaaataaaaccccATGAGCCCTTagcactgctgcaggagctctctTCCCCCTGCCAGGGCCTCGTCCCAACTCCCCCAGCCCTTGGGGCCTTGGCTGGGGGGAGCCTTGCCCTGTTTGTGGTTTCGGCCATCCCTGGAATGGTGTGTACCCTCACGGCACTTCCTCTGTGTTCTGGGTCCCTGGTTGCTGCCAAGTCCCTAAGGGAGGCCCTCTCTGTGTACTATTCCAAACAGGTGCCTGAACCTCACAGGGAATGAATGAGGGCACCAGGGTAGCCACCAGATTCCCAGGGATTCAGGTAGCCCCTGATTTCCCTTGGCTTTCCTTCAGCCTCCTCAGAGTTCATTGCCTGCTCTCTGCTTAGAGAGCAAGGCTATGGGatgggggaaggaaaggaggtaAGTCTGCAGTATTTTAGGTCTTTGATTTGCCTGGATCTTTTTCAGGAGAGAGGGAGTAACCAGGCCACTGCTTAATCTAGTGGGTTGGTTGAGAGACTGAAAACCTAATGTACTCCTTATCTTTAATCATTCCACTACTCTGTCTGGCATTGAGCTGCCTCTTTTGTTggggtgaggaggaaggaggagtgTTTAGAGCTGGCTGTCTCCTTTACTCCTGGGGTAAACCTGCTGGCCTTTGAAGCACACTGTATGAAGGAGGAAGAATTGCTGGCTGCATGGCAAGAAACAATTTGATCTAGCCTGTCCTCTGGCTCCAAAATTCTCCCTCCGTTTTGTGCAGTGGAGCTTCTCCATTATGTTCACGATAAGAAGTTTTGGGATCCAAATCCCACTTGTATAATACGGAATAAAATAAAGTTCATTGGAACAAATACTCTGTTTGCCTTGCTGTCACCTCCAAAGTAAACAATGGGTctcttcagttatttttttctctctcagctctGCTGTCTTGAGGTGATAATCCCGACCAGTTAGACATGCTGTGTAAGTCAGGCTTGAAAATGCTCCCAATACACTTAGCAAAGAATTACGCAGCTTTCTAGTGTCTGTGAAAAACACCTGCCTGTTAAGTCATGTCCCCCCGTGCAACGGTAtgtttattcacatttttgttgGATCATTTTTGCATCAGTTATCCTCTCTCAAACAAGAGTGACCGAGGTTATAAAAGACCAACCCTCGCTATGACTGTAGGGCAGCACAGCTGAGAGAGTGAGCCATCAAGGCAAAACACGTGCATGCAAGAACgtgggcagcctgggcagctTTTTGAGGTACCTTTTAACATGCTCCCCAGTGAATCACCTATACTTCAGATCACCTTGTTGCCAGAAGCTCCAGATGCTGTTACTAAAATGCATTAGGCTCCAAAACAGTTACTGGAGGCGTGTCTCTCTCTAGTGTCTGCAGGTAGCTGTGAGGAGATGATCCATACTGAAGCTGACCTTTTGTCTATTCCAGTGGCTTGGCCTGGAGATTGATGagtttttcttcctgcctttccGCTGCTATTCAGGAGGATTTAAGCTTTTCACAGGAAACAATAAATGCTTTCCtcaaataaataacttttatgAGGATTGGTGGAGCAATTTTGttcctgtggtcacaaagcAGGAGCTCTTTTAGGGGTTCGTCGTTAAAATAACTCAGAGATCCGTGTAGCTGGAGAATGACACCATCATGATGTGATTATGTAATTGTAATGGGATCCTGCCAGAGCCATCAGCTCAGGAGCTTGTGCCAAGCCTCCTGTTCAGGTGAGTGAGCACTGggttgttctttccttttgctttggGAAGGGCTGCTTGGGTTCCCATCTTGCACAGAAAAACACTGTGGTAAGTTCTTACCCAGACTGGCTCATGTGGTTGGTGTGCTGCTGCCGCAGCCTGCGTCCTGGAGCTTCCCTCCTTAAATATGGAAGAGGAAAATGCTGGAAGATGTTGGCTGTGAATCTGACACAGTCAGGAGGAGATGCTATGCCACCGTGCGTCTGTGTGAGAAGGAGAATTAATTTATTGAGCTAGGGTTCATCCGGATACCAAATGAGTGATAAAAGTACAACAGGGCATGGTTTGAGGCTGAAAACTGGCTTTTGGCAAAGTGCAGTGGTTACAAAAGAtgcaaaaactattttaaatggTATGGTTTTGAGGGGATGTTGGCCATCACGGGGTCGGTAATCACTGGATTGTGGTGGCCAACATGAGCAGCAAGACCTCTAGGAAGTGGGGGTTAGAGAGGTGTTTGAGGTGGTGGCTTTGTTACAAAGCCACCACTGATAAGGGATGATAAGTGCTGTGTAAAGGCACACGGTGTGAAGTGAATGCAGTGAGTGGGCAGGGGGTTACTGCGTGCCGACCCAGGAAACACGGTGACCTGTTGCTTAGGCACTGCTCTACCCTGCAGGCACAGTTCTCTTCAGGGTAGCTCTGGTTTGAGAAACAACTCGGGTCCTCTGCAGTCAGCACAGGGCGCTGAGGGAGGAGGCAGACCAGAATACGCCTGGTTTCAGGCTAAAGCCTGGGCAGAAAGTTATCAATGTGTTCTTTGGGACGCAAGGGATGCTTCCCCACCCTGTTATTTACAGTTTGTAGCTCCTGCTAGGCTTTTTGGTTGTTTGCGGGGGTGCAAATAGGTGGAACATCCCCTTTACTTCTATTTAACACAAAACATGTGAGAAACAAATAGGCCAGGTGGAGAAAACCGAGAGGAGTGCTAGGGGGGGAAATGGGACCCACCAGTCCTGCCAGTgtgacctgctgctgctgggcgaAAGGAAATTCTGTCCAGTGGTGTGCAGCATTCGGGGATCGTTTGCTGCAGGTGGGGGGATGCCCTAAAGCAAACTTGCAGGAAGGGGGAATTTAGACACAAATGTGAGTGAAAACCAAGGCTTTTAAAAAGGCTTACAGTGATGGATAAAAATGAAAGGACATAAAGTGTtggaagagaaagaatgaagacaGTAACTGTGCAATATTTAATAACCAAAGGGGGGAAATAATGGAATCAAGAGAAGCTAGAAATTACATAGCACAAAAATGAAGCCATTGGAGACAAAGCCTGTAAGTGAAGAGGCTAGAAACataagcagcttttttttttttagaacgtCTTTTGTTTCTGGTGTAATTGAACATGGCACGTGTCCACTGCCAACTGCAGATAGCAGAATTGTTTGTAATGAGAGGAGGGGGAAGtgttctgtaaatatttgttcTGTGTTGGTGCTGGTGTCATATTAGGATGATGTACTTCCCAGGCAAACAGTGAGGGGGATTTTAAATAGCATCCACTGGGGTGAACAATTTTGATCAGTGATCTTCAGCAAATGGCATTTGTAGCCCTGTGAAAATCGCCTGAAGGCACCCGTGGTCTGCTCTCTGTCAGTTTCTGGAGTGCTAGGGAAAGCCTGCAAGGACAGAGAAGAGACAGCGCTGTGCTGGGCTTTAAGGACGTCGGGAGGACTGCTGCAGGTCAGCTAACAGCAGCCAGTACCGGTCTAGATGCGAAATACTGACACACCAAATAAGCAAATGGCTTCTctttaaaacaagcaagaaTTCCAGgtcaataaaattaaattgttcTGGCTAGAagtagcaaaacaaaaaacaaacaacaaccagAAAAGTCTGTCAAAATGACCCGATACGTTTTTTGAAAAGGCTGCTTTAAATAGTCACCTGTAGCACTGTTATAATCACTGGAACAAGCATCCAAAAGTTCATCCCACCTACAAGTTTGTGATTGTAATGCTTCTCTTAAAATAATCACAAACTCCTTTAAAGAACTGGGTAACTTGCAGCTTTGTTGGAGTAATTGTCAACGAAACACAACCACCCTCGAAAGTGGAACTGGTGAAATCGCCTCTCAGACTGACTGGTAATAATAAGTAAAGGCAAGGCTCAGTTTCAAGAAGCTGGAGCCATGCAGCGCTGCAAGAGGTAAGACTTTTGCCAGCCTCTTTAAGCAAATTTATTGATAAAAATTTGATGGTGCACACGAATGACTGGTTTATCTTCTCCAGCTCTAATTGTCTTAATGGTGGGCATCACTCCTAGGTTAGCTGGGCAAGTGTGATTGATAAGACTGTCTAGCAAATTATACTCATTTGCAGTGAGCACATTTTCAGTAATCTCTCATCCCTGGGACTTCTCTTGTGTGCGTTTTGCCACGCGCAGGGTGTGTAGAAACTGTGCCAGCCATAGCTGTCACCCTGGACCAGCACGGCTTTCGTCACCAGTTACACATCTAAAAGTGATTAAAACAGTCaccactgctcagcaatagctTTAATTAAGCGCTCTTAATCATGTATTCACTTAGATTTTGGGGGGTTAAATTTTACGACATTTTATAAGTGCTTAATaatgttcagagggaacctcctgtgttccagcgTGTGCCCATTGCTCTTCTCCTGACACTGGGCAGCACAGAAAAGAGGGTCCCAGATCAGCTGGTGTTGAACTTAATGCTTTCAGCAGTGCTGGTGTTGGGCACAAGGGAACAGCAAACACCCGAGGTTAAACTTCTGAAGTAAAAGGATGCCTTGGTGCAAACTTGGTGTGAGATACACTTGttttgtcctgtcctgtcctgatGTTCCAGTGTACCAGAGCTGGCTGTGATTACCCATGGCTATCTGATCCAGGTTGCTTCCTTGTTAACTACCAAGGCATCGATATCATCTCTGCAAGGCTTTCAATGAGGCATTAATCTTGTCAGGAATAGTTTAGACCTCTGGCTAAGGAGCTTGCAGAAGGCTTTGCTTGAACAGACCATGTGCAAAGGTCTGGTTTTTACTTCTGTGCCTGAGCAGAAAGAGGATCTTGCGTTTCAAAGATTAATAAAACAATGACATGAAAGATCATGAATCCCTCAACAAGTCCAGGCCCCAAATCTCCCATATCGCTTCTACTGCTGAGAAATCAAAGGACTCCCTTACCTCCACAAGACAAATTTACAAGCAGCTCTGTGGCTACATGAGGACCTGCGATGTAAAGAAGGACAGAGTCCAAGagatgctggagggaagggaccTCTAGGGCCTGGCCAGTCCTCCCTCACTGTGGTCATGTCAGCTTTTTACTGTTGGGACACATTGGGCTTCCAAAGGGGAGGTGACACCTATTCATAAGCTGACCTCAAGTGTTTAACTTTTCTTGGGTAACACATTCATAGAGTTAAACActagcagaagaaaacaaagtgtgCTATCtgtctttcaaaaacaactGAAGGAAGTTTCTCCAACTCTGTTGCCTAGTGGTTACAGTATCAGGAGACACAGAGCTGTTTTTatcaaacaaaatgcatttcatttacaaaaatagtCCGACATCTTGATTAATTTATggtaatttatatttattcttcCGAATgcataaaagaaattaaaatactagtttaaaaaaagcatattttttttccccacatcttAAGGGCAGGCAAACCTGGGATAAACACTAAGCTAAAGCCTAGTTTGCAAAAATGTTCTGTAAATTGCCTACTTTGGGCTGTTTTTTGAAGATTTAATATTTGCACAATTTAGTTTTTGTACAACTTAATTTCAGTGGATTGGGTCATTGCCACTGAAGGGATAACTCATTCAAAGCCGAAAACCaagctgggaggaaaaaaaggttggAATTATTTTTCACACGTCAATGAcaagcattcagaaaaaaaaaaagtgtgagacAACGAGATTTCCTTGTTCTGAAAGCCTGAAGGGCTCTAATTATTTGCCACAGAGAGATTCAGGGGCCTCTGGAGCTCTGTAGCACAACCCCCTGCTTGCGCTAGGGCTAACTGTGGTCAGGTTGTTCTTGCCCTAAACAAGCCTGCCTAAAAAGACCAGGGCAGTTCATTCAAGCATTCTCATGTGAGCCCACTCCATTTTAGGTTGTATTAATAATTCACGAAACCGTTTTTAAATACCGTTTTTTGCAATCAATTAAATCTTCCATTTTCTAAatgacaagggaaaaaaaatgcttcattcattatttcctaacaaaataaaatgtaaattagCTTTCTGGATTAATGCACATTATAACTGTACAGTGCCTGTATAAATGTGAATAGATTAACATATCCACCAAGTTAAAATGAGCGCTAATCTTAatgtaagggctatatttatcaGCTCATTCGAATAGCTCTCAGTCAGTGACAGTAAACCTACAAAAATGAAGTGCAACTCAGAAGGAAGATTAGGTAACCTGTTATTAAAGCCATCAATTCATATCATTTCGGTTTAATTCATCGCACTGCCTAATGCTTTTGTCTTTGGAGATGGAGatgccagccctgctctgagcgAGATGGTACCCGCGTCCCTTCCCACAGGGCTGTAACCATCAGGAGGATGCGTTCAGCACAGGGCTACTGGGCAAGGCACTGATTCTGTAATTCCTGCCTGGTCTAACAAACGTGGCCATCAGCCCGATGAAGGAAGGGGCAATATTCCCCttgcagcagaggaaggaggacTCGTGAGCTACAGCCCCGGGGTTGTCAAGAGGTTTTCAGCCATTGCTGCTG encodes the following:
- the ING4 gene encoding inhibitor of growth protein 4, with the translated sequence MAAGMYLEHYLDSIENLPFELQRNFQLMRDLDQRTEDLKSEIDKLATEYISNARTLSSEEKLGLLKQIQEAYGKCKEFGDDKVQLAMQTYEMVDKHIRRLDTDLARFEADLKEKQIESSDYDSSSSKGKKKGRAQKEKKAARARSKGKNSDEEAPKTAQKKLKLVRTSTEYGMPSVTFGNVHPSDVLDMPVDPNEPTYCLCHQVSYGEMIGCDNPDCSIEWFHFACVGLTTKPRGKWFCPRCSQERKKK